In Electrophorus electricus isolate fEleEle1 chromosome 10, fEleEle1.pri, whole genome shotgun sequence, the genomic window TGTCTTCTTCCCATAGCGCATCCTGGTGCCATCTCTTCCCTTGGTAAGCGACACACGCAATGTGGCCCTCCACATCTAGATGATGTGGTTCATCAAACCAGGCCACTTTCTTCCATTGTTCCGTGGTTCAGTTCCGATGCTCTCGTTCCCGTTGTATTTGGTGGTAGACAGGGATAAGCATGGTCAGCCTGAGTGGTCTGTGGCTACACAGTAAGATGCGATGCACAGTGTCACTTACACCACAGTGAGaatgaacattttcagcaaGTTGTACTGCAGTAGCTTTTCTGAGGGATCAGACCAGATGGACTAGGCTTCAGTCCCCGCACATATCAGCGAGTCTTGGGCACCCATGACCCTGTTGCCAATTCACCAGTGGTCCTTCCGTGGACTTTTTTGAGAGGTACTAACTACTGCGTACTGAAACTGCATTGTGGAACACCCCACAAAACCTATCCTTTTGGAAATGATCAAGTCGTCTACCCATCACAATTTTGCCCTTGTCGAAATCGCTCAGATCCATGCGCTTGCCCATTTTTGCCCATGACATTCACGTCACCTGTCTGTGGTGTTAATGCTGTAGCTCGGTAAACCAGTTGATTACACATAGCAAACTTGTATCCAAGGTGAGGCTATGGAGTGCTCAGTACAGAGGTGGTAATGCGCATGTCCTGCACATGTCTATGCATCTTCATTTTCAAGCCCTTcccattctcacacactctcctcctgcATGAAACTCCTACATAGTCTTGCACGGTCCATTGACTGATGAAGTCAGCGCTGTTCTATGCATGCTCTTGTGCTTCAGATCTGATGGGGACAGGCTGTGAATATGATGGTGTGATTTACCGAAACGGCCAGAGTTTCCAGCCCAGCTGTAAGtaccgctgcctgtgtgtgaatgggGCAATTGGGTGCGTGTCGCTGTGCACCGACGCCCCGCCACCCCGGGTTTGGTGCCAGTCAGCCAAGAAGGTGAGAATTCCAGGCCGCTGCTGTGAGCAGTGGATCTGCGACGAGTTTCAAAAACCACGCAAGACCAGGCCCAGGCATGCTCCCGAGGGTAAGGACAACTCTGATGCTCGTGTAGGTCatgcttttttatttgtatagcacttgcAATTGCTTTGTGTATAAAGTGTgcaatatatatacactcaccatgCCTTGAGGTAAAGGAGTTTTTCAAATAAGACCTTATTAAAATTGCTGTAGTACATTCAgatgtttttattgattttatttagcaaattaaaaaaaaacccaaaaaaaacctgacaaaacAAGTTACGAAAAAGTCATAGCAAGGTTTTAACATGCATGACTGTACTATGagtttaatattttcaaaaaggGTATGGTTTTCATTGAAGGCTGAAATGATCACGCCATTGCAAAGTGTTGAAGCCTGATGAGGAAGACTGGTGAACTTGTTAGCCATAAACCTATTGGTTTAATCAAAGATTATTGCAAGATTATAAATAATAGCAAACAGCAGTTTGAATAAGTCTGGGATGGAACGAAGTGATATTGTGATTTAGATGCTAACACGGGCTTGTTTTAGACATCAAgccctctttctctttgtggttacaaaatgtgtttacaAGTGAGTACAAGGTCTCTGTTGCTGTAGAGGATTGCAGATCTTAAATTGACTTtctggtaaaataaataaagaggatacctaaaataaaaacaaaaatagctaACATTTTTCATGCATTACTCAGTGGCTCTAAGCACCAATGAGATCTGGCACAAAAACTGCATTGCCCAGACTACCCCTTGGAGCCCCTGCTCGAAGACCTGTGGGCGGGGTGTATCTATGCGAATTTCCAATGAAAACACCCAgtgtgagatggagaaagaaacccGAATGTGCAACATTCGCCCCTGTGAGGTGGACATCACCAAATACTTTCGGGTAAAGATATCTTTCATTAttccatttgttaatttgttagctTACCCATAAGTACGATTACTGACATTTACTCTCATGGATACTGTATCCCCAAGCCAGGAAAAAAGTGCCTGAACATCTACCGTGAGCAGGAGTTCCAGAACTTCACCATCTCCGGCTGTGTCAGTAAGAAACCATACTGGCCCAAATACTgcggtgtgtgttctgatgaacGCTGCTGCATTCCGTACAAGTCAAAGACCATCGAGGTGGAATTTCAGTGTCCCAACGGGTCAGTCTTCACTTGGAAGTACATGTGGATCAATGCTTGCTTCTGCAACCTCTCTTGCAGGAACCCCAATGACATCTTTGCTGAGCTGGAGCCCTTCTTTGAGCCCAGCGAGATCATGAATTGAGAAGGGCAGTGATAATACCATAGACCCTCTGCCATATGACATTCTCTGCAGGGATCAATGCTCACATGAGTATTGATCATAAGTGGATTCAGAAGGTCAAAGTGCAGTAAGGAATATTTCATCTATGTGTTCAGGTTATATATGTGCACGGTTAACATGCAACCTGACTGAGCAAAAGTTTCAGTAATGCGTTTTAAGGCTCCATGGGGTACACAGCTTGGAAGGAATTAAAGTTGGCAGGTCATTCGGAACTTTTACAGAAAGGAtgataaatttaatttacgttcGCCAAAAGGCTGGCGTTCCTTGTGCACAGAGCAGCCAAAGAGCTTATGCAATCTTCACTTGATCCGAGAGATATGGAAATGTTTATTTCACGTCAGAATCAACTGTTAAAActtttgaaatatgaaaatgaaagtaaatgaaaatgaaaatgaaagtatgAAAGCAAAATTCGGCATTCTAGTTTGTGGCCTGTCATGCAGGCACATACGGGCATGGCAGAACTACTAATCAGCACAGAGTGGTGCAAGTACAGAACGAGATTGGGTCAGAATCAATACATGATCCAAAACTATGGTTAGGCGTGCCGCCGTAATGTCCCAGCAGAATAACTCCTCTTTCCCATTAAAAGCCGAGTGTGAGCCGGTAACACAGTGCAGTGACCATTTCGTCCTGACGGCGAGCATGCAGGAACTGCAGTGCCAAAGGAATTCACTGATGAGGAAACAGACATACTGTAACAATAATCTcttgtttttataataataagtATAAACAACAGTActacaaaaataattaacaacaCCAACGATAATTATGATAATGAATattgtcattattgttgttcactgtgataagaataaaatgaatgGCTACATAATTATGTgactgtttatttaaatgacataaTTGTCCGTGTGTAATGACACACCACCTGTCTCATTTACACTTAATAGTCACAGAAcagttttaatataaaaaaaataacttgtGATGCTTGTTCTCTTCATCATATATTGTTTCATATACATTATGCAGCACGACCAAGGTGTTGCTGATACACAGAGACTCAGGCAGAAGGTGCTACACACCTGATGGGTACAAACATTGCAGGCATTGCATGCTATACCTCTGCAGTCATTGGTAAGCTACAGCAGAATACAGATAACTAAACATACTTCAGTAAACCACAAGAAGTATTAGCTCCTATAACATAAAAATCCATAATATTCTACCATAATAAGCATGAAACCATAATAAGTGATAAGCCTTAAGAAGTGATAGCCATAGTTCACATCTCTCAAATacccatcaacacacactgctggtgcAATTTATACAATTATCCCATAAATCAAAGCCTTTTCATTGTTcataaaaatattatacaaatgGTATAtgatcattattaaaaagtattaTACATTGATTCATAGACTAAGTACTAAAAGTATTATACATTGATTGATGTACTATACATCAACTTTTTATGgctattaaatacatttatggcatttagttgacgcttttatccaaagcaacttacaattatgattgagtacaacttgaaatATTGAgggttgctcaggggcccaacagtggcaacttggcagtggtggggcttaaaccagcaaccttccaatgaCAAggcaagcaccttaaccactgagctaccacttaccaataaacataaaacactgaacCTGATAagttaaaaacactttaaacagctttttattgtttttttcttttttccttttgtgcaAGACTAAATTAGTCTACTGggacactgacacacaaactCTACACAGCAACGGTCCCTTAATTTggggcatttttaaaatttgaaatgtaGCAGAACTGAGCATGAGAACGGTGAGATAGCCCTGGGCATATGGGGAGAAGGGTGAGGCTGTGTTAGAACATCTCAGCCCTTTAGTGGAACACTTGGGAGGAGGGTCTCGTCCTCAGCCATGACACTCTTGGAGGTGCTCTCCTCGGTCCTGATGGTGTAGGACCGAGGCCAGAAGGATGCCACGCTGGTGGTGAAGGAGGTGCAGTCACGAGACAGGCGTGTCATGCCTGCAGAGGACACTGTCAGAGGCAGAGATATGCAGGGAGACAAGGTGAAATAACATAGCTCTAGGTCCCTAATGGCACCACTTATAAAGCATACATGCTACATGCTTTGAACATAGCTATGGAAGCCTGTTAGGTCTACCACGGGCAGTGCTGTACAGTTCTAAATTGGATTTATGGGCTTTACATTGTGCAGAGGCTTTCTGATGTATTATTTTGACCTTTTGACAGTGTGTTCATATTTATAGTATTTACTTACTGTAGCCCAGTCCTTGGATGAAATATTTCAAGGCTTCTGCCAGCTTGCCAGGCTATAAGGTAAGAACAAGACAATAGATTACAGAGTGTATCAGTCAGTTTGAATGCAAGAGCATTATTTTAATGGGTAACCACAGACCTGATCAAACTGAGGTAGGCCTCCACAGTCAGCCATCTTCATGAGGATCAACATGAAGGACAATGTAATAGAGAGATGTTATGTTCTAAAGAGTCAATGTTATATTATAAAAGAGACAATGCTATAAAGAGagtgaaattaaacaaaattaaatatcaTATTCAGTATTGCTTTGATGACATTTGAAGGTCACTAACTTTGAGGAGGGTTGTTTTTGTGGGATCCATTCTGGAATTGCACTCAACCTATGATGGAAAACACATACATTCGCATGCAGGCTCCCAGGTACAGATAGAAGTTTGATTTGAATGCTGGGtttgatgttgttttttaacttctgcatttaaaacaaattgtacaTACCACAGCATCAACCGCAGGAGAGTTATCTCCTACCACCAGGAGAGTGTGACACCTAGAGTAACAAAACCTTTCAGGCATGTGGGGCATAGGAGCAGTTTACATCAAAAAAATAACATGGAATAAagataaaagagaaacattttatcACTGACTTTAGAGTCTTCATAGGAGTGATTCCACCTGGAGACGTTCTCTCAATTTTCAGGTTACTTCGTCTGAGAAAGTAATAATAAGCTAATAAGACTGGGAACTGTTCATATGACAATCAGGTCTAGAAACAGAGAGCTCAGAAGGTTCAATAGAATGCAGATCTCAGAGATACCTGTAGTAGGACTTCATGAAATGTAGAAGGTTGGTCTGGTTAATCCTATTTGTGATGTTGTTACGAAATGTCCCTATAAATTCTGCCTTCTTCTTAATCTCCTCCTGCCAAGGTACCATAAAGTCAGTCCAAGACTCAATCAGTCACAAAACATCAAACCTTGAT contains:
- the ccn4b gene encoding cellular communication network factor 4b translates to MRWFLWILLLASGLYQIVSQNSTDMPVVTTDLHPVNRTQYCKWPCKCPKSAPVCAPGVSLLTDGCDCCKVCAKQMGATCNERDTCDYHKGLYCDYSADKPRYEKGVCAYLMGTGCEYDGVIYRNGQSFQPSCKYRCLCVNGAIGCVSLCTDAPPPRVWCQSAKKVRIPGRCCEQWICDEFQKPRKTRPRHAPEVALSTNEIWHKNCIAQTTPWSPCSKTCGRGVSMRISNENTQCEMEKETRMCNIRPCEVDITKYFRPGKKCLNIYREQEFQNFTISGCVSKKPYWPKYCGVCSDERCCIPYKSKTIEVEFQCPNGSVFTWKYMWINACFCNLSCRNPNDIFAELEPFFEPSEIMN
- the ndrg1b gene encoding protein NDRG1b, encoding MTGIPRDNRPVILTYHDIGLNHKSCFDSFFHHEDMREIMCHFAVCQLSAPGQHEGASTFPAGRVFKYPSMDQLSETLPIVLKHFNIKSVIGMAVGAGANILTRFTLKYPDLVEGLILININAQAEGWADRAAYKISRWALGLPDTVISHLFRQEEIKKKAEFIGTFRNNITNRINQTNLLHFMKSYYRRSNLKIERTSPGGITPMKTLKCHTLLVVGDNSPAVDAVVECNSRMDPTKTTLLKMADCGGLPQFDQPGKLAEALKYFIQGLGYMSSAGMTRLSRDCTSFTTSVASFWPRSYTIRTEESTSKSVMAEDETLLPSVPLKG